Proteins encoded by one window of uncultured Bacteroides sp.:
- a CDS encoding glycosyl hydrolase family 28 protein → MKRYVFISVFLLFTFSAWGRDYNIVTQGKAIGDGKTLNTKLIQQVIDQLAKKGGGRIVFPKGIYLTGCIQLKSGVDLNLEKEAVLLGSTNPDDYYPLEEDKDNANANDNSKQALILGYNVKNITLDGEGSIDGQGLELALNIDSLHHSGVKIDSHYNMRRMRPSETVRPKLFLLSKCGNISITGLHLRNSACWGLTFDLCSDLVIDQVCMENRAYWNNDGFDITDCRRVRITRCNVNAADDGICLKSYHPDACNDSIYIADCEVRSSASAIKFGTASWEGFKNITIDNIRVFDTFRSAIAIESVDGGDIENIRVSRITARNTGNALFIRLGRRDGKRVGTIKNIFIKDMNVEIPFGRPDINYDLRGPEVDSFHNPFPSSIAGIPGYYIEGVHLENIEITCPGRATRGMAYVPLNRLKQVPEQIDKYPEFSMFGELPSWGFYIRHTKDVTLKNVRLNLSEPDYRPAIILDDVKGDSLEQVSLPPDNKEQIIRVNN, encoded by the coding sequence ATGAAGAGATATGTTTTTATAAGTGTATTTTTGTTGTTTACCTTTTCTGCATGGGGACGGGATTATAATATTGTGACCCAAGGGAAAGCTATAGGCGATGGCAAAACACTAAATACAAAACTAATCCAGCAGGTAATAGATCAGTTAGCTAAAAAAGGAGGCGGAAGAATTGTTTTTCCAAAAGGAATTTATCTTACTGGTTGCATACAATTGAAATCAGGTGTAGATTTGAATTTAGAGAAAGAGGCTGTCTTGCTGGGAAGCACAAATCCGGATGATTATTATCCTTTAGAGGAAGACAAAGACAATGCAAATGCTAATGATAATTCAAAGCAGGCTCTGATTCTTGGATATAATGTTAAAAACATAACGTTGGATGGAGAGGGTAGTATTGATGGTCAAGGGCTTGAACTTGCTTTGAATATAGATAGTTTGCATCATTCTGGGGTAAAGATCGATTCACATTACAATATGCGTAGAATGCGTCCTAGTGAAACGGTTAGACCAAAATTGTTTCTTTTGTCGAAATGCGGGAACATTTCTATCACTGGATTGCATTTAAGAAATAGTGCTTGTTGGGGATTGACATTCGATCTTTGTTCTGATTTGGTCATTGATCAAGTGTGTATGGAAAACCGGGCTTATTGGAATAATGATGGTTTCGATATTACGGATTGTCGTCGGGTGAGAATTACCCGTTGTAATGTAAATGCAGCAGATGACGGTATTTGCTTGAAATCATATCATCCGGATGCTTGCAATGATAGCATTTATATTGCTGATTGCGAAGTTCGTAGCAGTGCGAGTGCCATTAAGTTTGGAACCGCCTCATGGGAAGGTTTTAAGAATATAACTATTGATAATATACGTGTGTTTGACACGTTCCGTTCTGCTATTGCCATTGAATCTGTTGATGGAGGAGACATCGAGAATATACGTGTTAGTAGAATCACGGCAAGAAATACGGGTAATGCCCTCTTTATACGTTTGGGACGCCGGGATGGCAAGCGAGTTGGAACAATAAAGAATATCTTTATAAAGGACATGAACGTGGAGATCCCTTTCGGTCGGCCAGACATCAACTATGATCTTCGCGGTCCGGAGGTAGATTCCTTTCACAACCCGTTCCCTTCATCTATTGCAGGCATACCAGGATATTACATAGAGGGTGTTCATCTGGAAAATATTGAAATCACCTGTCCGGGAAGGGCCACGAGAGGTATGGCTTATGTGCCGTTGAACCGTTTGAAGCAAGTCCCCGAGCAAATTGATAAATATCCTGAATTCAGCATGTTTGGCGAGCTTCCTTCATGGGGATTTTATATCCGCCATACCAAGGATGTTACATTAAAGAATGTGCGGTTGAATTTGTCGGAACCCGATTATCGTCCGGCTATTATTTTGGATGATGTTAAAGGGGATAGTTTAGAGCAAGTCTCTCTTCCTCCAGATAATAAAGAGCAGATTATAAGAGTAAACAACTAA